Proteins encoded within one genomic window of Geotalea daltonii FRC-32:
- a CDS encoding TPM domain-containing protein translates to MSPKKSFLSDEEMEKIRHAVAQAEEGTFGEIATMVVEESDSYREALLLGVLFISGFVALLVSITIQHVTIWSYIPLVLVLMLPCYQILKIFPRLKIFFVERKRLNEAVRDRAVKAFYEKGLYRTKQETGVLIFISLLEHKVWILGDRGINEKIRPESWQSLAAELAIGIRQGKACESLCAIIQSCGEELAKHFPRAPGAEINELSDEIII, encoded by the coding sequence ATGAGTCCAAAGAAAAGCTTTCTCAGTGACGAAGAAATGGAGAAAATCAGGCATGCGGTCGCCCAAGCCGAAGAAGGGACTTTCGGGGAGATTGCCACCATGGTCGTTGAGGAAAGCGACAGTTATCGGGAGGCACTTTTGCTGGGGGTTCTGTTCATTTCAGGGTTTGTCGCCCTCCTTGTCTCCATAACAATTCAGCATGTGACCATATGGTCGTATATCCCGCTGGTGCTTGTGCTGATGCTGCCCTGTTACCAGATCCTCAAGATATTTCCCCGTTTGAAAATTTTCTTTGTCGAAAGGAAAAGGCTGAATGAAGCGGTCCGCGACAGGGCAGTGAAAGCCTTTTATGAGAAGGGGCTTTATCGCACCAAGCAGGAAACGGGAGTCCTCATTTTCATTTCCCTGCTGGAGCACAAGGTTTGGATCTTGGGTGACCGTGGTATTAACGAGAAAATCAGACCCGAATCCTGGCAGAGCCTGGCGGCAGAGTTGGCCATTGGCATCAGGCAGGGAAAGGCATGTGAATCCCTTTGTGCGATAATTCAGTCCTGCGGCGAAGAATTGGCCAAACATTTCCCCCGTGCTCCCGGGGCTGAAATAAATGAGCTGTCTGATGAGATAATTATTTGA
- a CDS encoding TPM domain-containing protein, giving the protein MTKKIILILLLLQFSSLFAHALEVPPLRGHVNDYAALLSPSAAEYLEQQLAEFERTDSTQIVVVAIDSLADENLEEFSIKVAEAWKIGQKKIDNGAILLIAKNERKIRIEVGRGLEGKLTDLVSGRIIRNEISPKFKQGDFDGGVASGVAAIMAVVRGEYKAPATGMRHGRKSANPIFTLVIFVGLAALFLGSISRVLGGLAGAVGVPLIAFLSFSGISLLLLLGLAMAGFVLGLLIPLLFGSGGGFFGGPFGGGFGGGFGGGSFGGGGGFSGGGGGFGGGGASGDW; this is encoded by the coding sequence ATGACGAAAAAAATCATCCTCATTCTTTTGTTGCTCCAGTTCTCGAGCCTCTTTGCCCATGCTCTGGAAGTGCCTCCCCTGCGTGGTCATGTGAATGACTACGCAGCGCTCCTTTCCCCTTCAGCAGCTGAGTACCTTGAACAGCAGTTGGCCGAGTTCGAACGGACCGACTCCACCCAGATCGTGGTTGTGGCCATAGATTCCCTTGCCGATGAAAACCTGGAAGAGTTTTCCATCAAGGTTGCCGAGGCATGGAAGATTGGTCAGAAAAAGATCGACAACGGCGCTATTCTCCTCATCGCCAAGAACGAGCGCAAAATCAGGATCGAGGTGGGCAGGGGGCTGGAGGGCAAACTGACGGACCTGGTATCCGGGCGGATCATCCGCAACGAGATCTCCCCCAAGTTCAAGCAGGGGGATTTTGACGGCGGTGTTGCCAGCGGGGTCGCGGCGATCATGGCCGTGGTAAGGGGAGAGTACAAGGCTCCCGCCACCGGTATGCGCCATGGCCGGAAAAGTGCCAATCCCATCTTTACCCTGGTTATTTTTGTCGGCCTTGCTGCCCTGTTTTTAGGCTCGATTTCCAGGGTTCTTGGCGGCCTGGCCGGTGCGGTCGGTGTGCCCCTCATCGCCTTTCTCTCCTTTTCGGGCATTTCATTGCTGTTGCTTCTGGGATTGGCCATGGCCGGCTTTGTCCTGGGCTTGCTCATTCCCCTGCTTTTCGGCAGCGGTGGCGGCTTTTTCGGCGGTCCGTTCGGGGGGGGATTCGGTGGCGGATTTGGCGGCGGTTCCTTTGGTGGCGGCGGTGGATTTTCCGGCGGGGGGGGTGGTTTTGGCGGCGGCGGGGCATCGGGAGACTGGTAG